From a region of the Helianthus annuus cultivar XRQ/B chromosome 5, HanXRQr2.0-SUNRISE, whole genome shotgun sequence genome:
- the LOC110941813 gene encoding probable Ufm1-specific protease, which produces MADESIRILCRKLLLISKTDSGIQWLIGSPFLPSCTIVSTFRCIHTLASDPLSPDFSKEAGDMRALLPRGFEVIGALIVGTSNANVERLAQDAIGASVRLRKTLLQSENQSLVGAVVDPSSGALRFFVSDSGVKSVDTVVYEEQPEKYVWERGCVLNCELPIKLPVIYSVEELKGAEDMLIRAIEAVVAKFRDSKTTYVLETLDNSITEAPHAVVIRSRELDLPTESNPNSLLCSHFFSEDNNHKSRSAENADKIQVTLLLATSGASPKPAAPVAEYIPGEAKLLVVDYKLKVICYATKDLRLTDAVSKLIIPGLVDQLHTMKNMTLPNLLSQHPKLHPYHFNPPGFLHPITAIYDSLYGETEMKQVEIRRSLHLRLGLPSDQPLLRIASAVNFSIAKDGASGNTLKKGIPLLKDVHIGIPSSGVNGGDVSLVQGSYEYYHYLQDGFDDSGWGCAYRSLQTIVSWFKIQQYTSIGVPSHREIQQSLVEIGDKDPSFIGSREWIGAIELSFVLDKLLGVSCKVINVRSGDELPEKCRELMMHFETQGTPIMIGGGVLAYTLLGVDYNDTTGDCAFLILDPHYTGSDDLKKIVNGGWCGWKKAIDSKGKRFFLPNKFYNLLLPQRPNMV; this is translated from the exons ATGGCCGATGAATCAATACGAATTCTGTGTCGCAAACTTTTGTTGATCTCAAAAACCGATTCAGGCATACAATGGTTGATCGGCTCCCCTTTTCTACCAAGCTGCACCATCGTTTCAACTTTCAGATGCATTCATACTCTCGCTTCCGATCCTCTTTCACCCGATTTCTCCAAAGAAGCAG GTGATATGCGGGCATTGTTACCCAGGGGATTTGAGGTGATTGGAGCTTTAATTGTTGGTACATCCAACGCGAATGTTGAACGGTTGGCTCAAGATGCCATAGGCGCCTCAGTTAGATTGAGAAAAACTCTTTTACAATCAGAGAATCAAAGTTTAGTTGGAGCTGTTGTGGATCCGAGTTCTGGGGCGCTTCGTTTTTTTGTATCGGATTCTGGCGTTAAGTCGGTTGATACAGTTGTGTATGAAGAACAGCCCGAGAAGTATGTTTGGGAGAGAGGTTGTGTATTGAACTGTGAGCTTCCGATCAAGCTGCCTGTTATTTATTCTGTGGAGGAGCTAAAAG GGGCAGAAGACATGCTAATACGTGCAATCGAGGCTGTTGTTGCTAAATTTAGAGACTCTAAGACAACATATGTTCTAGAAACACTCGATAATTCCATTACTGAAGCACCACATGCTGTCGTTATTCGTAGCAGGGAATTGGATCTTCCAACCGAGTCTAATCCAAATTCTTTATTGTGCTCTCACTTTTTCTCTGAAGACAATAACCACAAATCTCGTTCAGCAGAG AATGCAGATAAAATCCAAGTAACTTTATTACTTGCTACTTCAGGAGCTTCTCCAAAACCTGCTGCCCCTGTTGCTGAATATATTCCAG GTGAAGCCAAGCTTCTAGTCGTTGACTATAAACTAAAAGTCATCTGTTATGCAACAAAGGATCTTCGGTTAACAGATGCAGTGTCAAAATTGATTATTCCTGGGTTAGTTGACCAGTTACACACTATGAAGAACATGACCTTACCCAATCTTTTATCGCAACATCCAAAG CTACATCCGTATCACTTCAATCCCCCCGGGTTTCTGCATCCAATAACTGCCATTTATGATTCACTGTATGGTGAGACAGAAATGAAGCAAG TTGAAATCAGACGGTCTCTTCATTTGAGGCTCGGATTACCTTCAGATCAACCTCTTTTAAGAATTGCTAGTGCCGTGAACTTTTCAATTGCAAAAGATGGCGCAAGCGGAAACACTTTAAAAAAGG GAATTCCTTTGCTCAAAGACGTACATATTGGGATCCCAAGTAGTGGAG TTAATGGTGGGGATGTATCTCTGGTTCAAGGTTCTTATGAATACTATCATTACCTTCAAGACGGTTTTGATGACTCG GGCTGGGGTTGTGCTTACCGATCGTTGCAGACCATTGTTTCATGGTTTAAAATCCAACAATACACGTCTATTGGTGTTCCTTCACATCG GGAAATACAACAGTCGCTTGTAGAAATTGGAGATAAAGACCCTTCATTTATCGGGTCCCGCGAGTGGATTGGTGCCATTGAACTAAGCTTTGTTTTGGACAAACTCCTTGGT GTAAGCTGCAAGGTCATAAATGTCAGATCTGGAGACGAATTACCTGAAAAATGTAGAGAACTCATGATGCATTTTGAGACCCAAGGAACACCTATTATGATCG GTGGTGGGGTTCTTGCATATACCCTTTTGGGAGTTGATTACAACGATACAACCGGCGATTGTGCATTTTTAATACTTGATCCTCACTATACGGGTAGTGATGATTTAAAGAAAATAGTTAACGGTGGATGGTGTGGATGGAAGAAAGCGATTGACAGCAAGGGGAAACGGTTTTTTCTGCCAAATAAGTTCTACAATCTCTTGCTCCCACAAAGACCAAACATGGTTTGA